The Sebaldella sp. S0638 genomic interval TTATGGATGTCTCCACTCCGGAACAGGCAAAAATAGCAGAAGAAGCAGGAGCTGCGGCTGTAATGGCTCTGGAAAGAATCCCGGCTGATATAAGAGCTGTAGGCGGAGTGTCAAGAATGAGCGATCCTAAAATGATAAAAGGAATTCAGGCAGCCGTAAGTATTCCGGTAATGGCAAAAGCAAGAATAGGACATTTTGTAGAAGCACAGATATTAGAAGCTCTTGAGATAGATTATATAGATGAAAGCGAAGTTTTATCACCGGCAGATGATAAATATCATATAAATAAAAGTAAATTTAAAGTACCATTTGTATGCGGGGCAAAAGACCTCGGGGAAGCACTTAGAAGAATTCAGGAAGGTGCCTCTATGATAAGAACAAAAGGGGAACCCGGAACAGGTGATATAGTTCAGGCTGTGAGACATATGCGTGCAATGATGAGTGAAATCAAAAGAGTACAGAATATGGATGAAGATGAATTATATTTTGCAGCAAAAGAATTTCAGGTATCATATGATATACTTAATTTTGTACATAAAAACGGGAAACTTCCAGTGGTGAATTTTGCAGCAGGAGGAGTAGCTACTCCGGCAGATGCAGCATTGATGATGCAGCTTGGTGCAGAAGGTATATTTGTAGGATCAGGAATTTTTAAATCGGGTGATCCTAAAAAAAGAG includes:
- the pdxS gene encoding pyridoxal 5'-phosphate synthase lyase subunit PdxS, encoding MENERYELNKNLAQMLKGGVIMDVSTPEQAKIAEEAGAAAVMALERIPADIRAVGGVSRMSDPKMIKGIQAAVSIPVMAKARIGHFVEAQILEALEIDYIDESEVLSPADDKYHINKSKFKVPFVCGAKDLGEALRRIQEGASMIRTKGEPGTGDIVQAVRHMRAMMSEIKRVQNMDEDELYFAAKEFQVSYDILNFVHKNGKLPVVNFAAGGVATPADAALMMQLGAEGIFVGSGIFKSGDPKKRAQAIVKAVTNYNDFKILAEISEDLGEAMVGINESEIQILMAERGK